The DNA region TCTATGCCATGCACTGGGGATCCAGCTCCAGGTGTGCACAGGGAGCTTGaacctgccagggaagggctggggatcCCCCTGGCACCTTCACACTAATGTCAGCTCAGAGGGCACCTAACCAAAATCTGTGCCATGCACTGGGGATCCAGCTCCAGGTGTGTACAGTACAgggagcttggagctgccagggacagcctggggatcCCCCTGGCACCTTCACATTAATGTCAGGCCCTGGGAGCCTCATGGAATggagctgctgcccctgcaggggatcACAGACCAGCACTGCTGGGGGGTTCAGAGAAGAGATAACTTTGCTTGTTCTTGCCATAGGCATATTTTGCTTTCTCCTTCTTTCAATTTTAACTTAAGTTTTTGAGTCTGTTTGAGCAAGAGAGAGTATGTGATGAGGCATATTTTTTGGAATGTTGGAAATTGTGCATTCCAAACTGTTGAAGAATTTTGTAACTTCTATGGTAGGGATTTAAAAACTTTACTgacaattttttatttcattgaaAAAAGATCCTTTTGTACCTAGTGGGAAAAGTAActtggatttttgttttgctgcctttaGAGCAGCTGATGGTGAGGTGTAAACACTGCCTCTGTATTGTGTCCTCGAGGGAGGAATTAATCTAGAATCTGTTCTCAAGATTTATTTTTGCCTAAATTCCTTATTTACTTTTGTGTAACTGTGTAGTTATATGAATAATGAAAGCAGTTGTGGGGAGGGTTCATAAAATGTGTTTTTAGTGAGTTGTGCACTTGTGATCATTTTCAATCATGAGTCCCCATGGGATTCCTCAGTCAGGTGATACAGAGATCTAGATCTTTGCAACAAATGCACCCTgtcaataaaaaggaaaaagcagaagGTAATAAAGAAATTATGAAACTTCTGAATCACTTGATAATCATGCATGATGTATGtgtattttgagatttttttgtttgtttgatattAACATATTTTATTTTGTGTTCATATTTAGGCTACTAGTCAGTGCTTCTCAAGATGGAAAATTAATTATTTGGGATAGTTACACAACAAATAAGGTAGTTATTTGTTCTCCTTATCAATAATTTATGTATAAGTTGTGTGTTTGAATGGGCTTGTGTCTGTCTTTTACCATGGTTGCAAATCAAAAATCAAAAGTAGTCTTTCTCATTCAGACAATCTCTTTTTGCTCCTTTCATGGCTGAGTGAGCACCAGTGATGTGTTGTAGGTTGTGTCTCTGAAGCAATAGTTAATTACATAATAACATGTAACATTTTCACTCTTACTTGCCTAGTGCAGTAGCTGTAGCTCTCTGCATGTGTGGTGTTGCTTCTAAAACTAACTTGGTTTTGAATTATAGAAATACACAACCTCAGAATTTACAAGAGTGCTTTGGGTTTGAGGgcagaggaaggagaaggaagcaaaACAGCTGTTAGGGAAAAGCTTAGGTAGTGTGGAGTGGAGCTGTGCTTCTGTAAAACAGGCAGTCTCCATGGGGACAGCCATCCTGCCTAACAACCTGTAGTTTAAAGATGTAAATAAGTTGGACAGAGAAATCTTAACTAGAATAAACGAGGACTGTAAATGTGTAAGTTTACAATAGCTTTGCTATGAAATCACGTACTGAAGATGTGGTATCTGTCACCAGGAGCTGTGGGTGTGTGCAGTGCAGTGGGTTGGGTGTGATGGGCTGTAAAGCCaagtgctggtgctgccctgTAGCCCTGGTGCGTGCTCTGAgcctgcagtgtccctgcagaTGCACGCCATCCCCCTGAGGTCCTCCTGGGTGATGACCTGTGCCTACGCTCCCTCGGGCAACTACGTGGCGTGCGGGGGCCTGGACAACATCTGCTCCATCTACAACCTGAAAACCAGGGAGGGCAACGTGCGCGTGAGCCGCGAGCTGCCGGGCCACACAGgtcagtgctgctgctccagggacagccctgcttgggctggcactgcctgtgctctgctgctgtggcacagcctgggggctgTTCTTGTGTTTTCACCCTCAGTCGTTACTCCTGGGTCAAACCCTTACACAACTGTTTTGTTTTTAGGATACCTGTCCTGTTGTCGCTTCCTAGATGACAACCAAATTGTCACTAGCTCAGGAGACACCACTTGGTGAGTTTTTGAGTTCTGTTGGCCTTCTCCCaccccctctttcttcctttattttttttctctccagtgcCTTAATTTGTATTTAAAATTTGAACTCTGAAGTAATGACAGACGTTGTGTTAACTCCATCTGCAGTGCTTTGTGGGACATAGAGACTGGCCAGCAGACCACCACGTTcactgggcacactggagatgtcatGAGCCTCTCCCTGAGCCCAGACATGAGGACTTTTGTTTCGGGCGCCTGCGATGCCTCCTCGAAGCTTTGGGATATCCGCGATGGGATGTGCAGGCAGTCCTTCACGGGGCACGTGTCAGACATTAATGCCGTTTGTGTAAGTGAGCCTCCTGCTTCCTCGTGGGAAGAAAGGGGGAGGATAAAGGCTACATTTGCATGAATTCAGCTTAGAGTCTACTGAGCTGCTTTGATTTAAAATCAATTAGTTAGGGTAGAGAATGTTAAATTGTATGTAATGGAGAAGGTTGTGTAATAACTTACAATCTACTTTGTAAGTGAATTATTATTGCCATTATCTGTGATGCACTGCGCTGTTCCTGGAATAGTTTCCCCTGTGTTTTTATTCAGTTACTGAGACATCACTTTTTTTAAGAAGTAAAGAATGGACTAGGGAAACTTTTTAAAGCGTGGCAACATGTTAAAAACTGAAAATTGTAGATAAATGCAATATACTGAGAGGGTAAAACACAGCCAAACATCCTCATCTTAAAGTTTTTTTGTTGAACAAAAAGAGCTTTCAGTGAAGTATTCTGGAAGGCAATTAAAATTAGTATTGATATTGAATATTCCCTGGAATAATATGGTAATATTTAGAAAGTGGATTATATTTCCCCTCTGTCATAGTAACACTATGTTCTGATCTGCAAGATCCAGGCTCTGGTAAATAGAGAAAGAAATCTAAGTCGAAGCTGCATCTGTTTTTGATAAACATGAAAAATTGTTAAGGCTGAGAAAATACCAAACACATGACCAGTACAAAAATGCAGTTCCTATACTTAGACCTGAACTCTGAGATGTGCTGGGCTCTCTCCATTCCCATTTCAATCAATATTGCTGTTGAGAGAACAACTCGAATTTGGAATAGATTTTTTTAGGAAATTGAATTGTTTGTTTGCAGTCTTCTGTCTTGGCTGAGCCAACCTGGCTGACCAGCTCAGGATGGAACACTGTGTTCCACTTGAGCCAGGAtgtgcagagctggggtttgCTTCATTTTGTAGGAGTCAGTGGCATCCCCTGTGACTGCTCTTAGAGCACacccaggagctgcctggctgCAATTCCAGTcactcaggtgtccccagtgctgttCCAGAGGTGTTCCCTTGCATAGCTGCATACACGCATCATCCAAcatgcagaaataaaataaaccgTTCTGCCTTTGCCTGGTGACAcgatgctgtgctgtgcccagctcggCATGACCAGCGTATGCTCCATGCTGAGCCCCCGTGTCTCACCCCCACGTTTCTGGCAGTTTTTCCCCAACGGCCACGCGTTCGCCACGGGCTCTGACGACGCCACGTGCCGGCTGTTCGACCTGCGCGCGGACCAGGAGCTGATGATGTACTCGCACGACAACATCATCTGCGGCATCACCTCCGTGGCCTTCTCCAAGAGCGGCCGCCTGCTGCTCGCCGGCTACGACGACTTCAACTGCAACGTCTGGGACACCCTCAAAGGAGAGAGGGCAGGTGAGCACACGGCCACAGCTGGTGCACAGTGCAGAGccagggtgctgctggtgctgctggtgtggatctgctggattCCTTTAGTGCTGTGTTCTCCTTTCATTGCATGTGGTTGTGTCTTCCAGAAGTCACATTGCATTTCAGTTCCACCCCTGTGGTGTGAGCAGTAAATGAGGCAGGAGAACAGGCCTGTTCTTGGCCTTTACAGATCTGTGTGCTGGGAGATCCCAGCTCTTGAGGCTGAGGAATGCCCTCCAAAATTGCATCTACAGGAAATGTATTTCACTGAAGTGTATGGGGTTAAGTAGTGCAAAATGACACGTTTGCGTTGTGTTTTGCACCCATGAGTGGCAGTAATTCAGATGTAGCTACAGGAGTCTTTTGGCTTTGCATTCCCTGCTGTTGGGAGAAAGTGGAAACTTCTGGTCCTTTTGTCAGCACACAGCATGTTTTATAGCACAGCTATTTCTATTTCACTTCTTACAGTAACTTAAATGCTTGGGCCTGGTTCAGTTCTGAACATAAGTTCTGCTGTCCAGACTGAAAATAAATCCTTTTCCTTAGTTCTGCTACACCTGGGTGGGGAGCCTTGGGAGAGCAGACAAGGGCAAGAAGACTTAGAGAGAAAACAGAACCAAAGCAGGAAAGAGGCAGGCTAGTGCTGCTCTTCCGTTTGCCACAATATGTGGGGGATTTGTAATCCCTAGGGCTTGCAGAACTTGAGAAACTCAAGGTAGTTAATGCATCCAGGACTTTGTCAGGAGACATCACACTGGATTTTGGGAGTGCTTGATGGCTGAAATTGTGGATAGCACTCTAGAAAATGGAAAAACCAATAGAGAGCCAGATTAGGGAAGACATCTATGGGACAGAAAGGAGAAGTCATAAGGGTAGAGAGAAAAATGGAGGCAGTATTGTGTGTAGATATTTTTACATACCTTATTGTTGGATTTTTTGATAAGGCTGTTACAGTCTATGTGGTTCCTCAGAGTAAAGACAAAAAAGAAGAATTAAGATCTTACATTGTATCTTTTTTAGTACACTTAAGACTTACTTGGGAGAGCAGAGTGACAACTGAAGTCCTTGGCATCTTGCAGACACTGAACTTGCAttgcttcttcttttccaggtgtCCTGGCTGGCCATGACAACCGTGTCAGCTGTTTAGGTGTTACTGATGACGGCATGGCTGTAGCTACAGGGTCTTGGGACAGTTTTCTCAGAATCTGGAATTAACTGGGAGCCAAACATGTACATTCTCCATTTGAGATCTGGAGAGATCAATGCTGCAGCCTATAGCTGTGAAATAACATTTCTACCTTGTATTTGCAGGTGAAGTTTTTCTATTCACTGATTATTACACAAAAAGGCTTTCTgtaaactagaaaaaaaaaatcaagtgaaGAAATAGGGGAGGGGGGAAGAAATCACTGACTTTTTAAAAGGGGCCAGCACACATAATCATGGTGACCGACAAACTAAGAGCCAGTCtttttgtttttggtggtttGGTTAGATTGTCCTTGAAGGGTTTTTGCTTGTGCTCAGTCTGCTAATCCTGTACTTTTTTTTGTACATAACAGAATATACACATTATAGCAGCCAATCATGTAACATTTGTCTGTATGTAAAGAAATATGTTTGCATTTTTTATGGAACTACATTTATAGCTTTGCTTTTAACCTGAGATGTCACTTCTGAGTTTTGTAGTGGGTGAACTAGATTGCTGTTTTAAATGTTTTTGTGAATTTACTGTAGATAAAGTGAAGCCAATGGTATGTATGTGTTTTTTTATAATGGAAggcattttgaattttttttaaaggccCTGGAGATTCCCAGTTAATACCTACAGCCTTATTCACTCACTTCTTGACCTGCTTGCCTGTTTTTGATCAGGGGGTTCTTCCTTCAAGCCAGTGGTTCCTGGTTCATCCATTGGCAGTCATGACCTCCAAACACCCAGGAGTTAACACCAGGTAGACTTGCACCAACAGCAGAAATaattggaaaataaaataaatccaggTGTTTTAGCTTCCTCCCTGCAGGCTTTTGCATCAGTTATTCCATGCAGTCTGTGGGTACAGAAGCCAAGTGGCCGAGTGCTGTGgccagctcagctctggccaCACGTGTGAGTTTGGCTCCTCACAAGCTGCAGCTGATGTGCACTCCCAGTGACTTGGCTGCTGCTCAGAGCCCAGAGCAATGTGTGCAGAGATTGCTCATTCCACACCAACTGAGAAATTCAGGACTTTGCTTCAATTCCTAAGGAGGATTTGACTGTGCAGTTAATTGCTTGTAATTCCTCTCCAAATTCAGGGGTTGCCAAAGCACACCACAGCCAAAAGTGCTTGTTGTTAGTTCTGTGCAGTGTGAATTACCAAAGGAATTGTGTAACTTAATTGCACCTGTGTGACCCCTGAAAACTTCCCTGAGGATATGTGCTTGTTCTGTGTGCTCTGAGGGCTGTGCCATGGGGGTTTAGTGATGCCAGATATTCTGCAGCTCCAATACTGTAAATGGCCATTTCTGCTCCTTTCCTGATTTGTTTCTGATTTCGCTGTCAGTCGTTTAGAAATACCACCAAGTACAGTTCAGTGCAGAGACAGGAAAATCATGTGACTGATGCCCATTTGAAACTGCCCAGGGAGGATGCTGAACTTTTTGGTGCCTGGCAGCATGTCTGCACTCCCAGTGGATGTTCCCTTGGGAATCTGAACATCTGTGGCTATTTTGGAATGGGGAATTAAGTCTATTGGCTTCTCTTAAGTGACTTATTTTAAAGATAACGTCAATTTTAAATCACCAGGTTGGAAGATGATGTTAGCTGTCATTCATTGGAACTGATGGGGAGTCTGGGTGTCTCTGGGtcagggaggaaagagaaggaccCAGAATCCTGTAGTATATCCAAAGGATTTCTGGCTGAGATGACTTCTGTCAAGTTTCTGGCATTTTTTAATCCTAAACTTCAGTACTTCCAGACTGTGCCTGTGAACTCACCATGTCTATAATGGTGAAGGTGCCAATAAATACACCAATCAATCACGGTAAATTCACTTCTAAAATGAGAAAAAGGCGCTTCTTATACTGGAGAAGGAACATTTCCTAACAGCAGCCTGTGGTGTAGGACCAAAATCCCACTGTATTGTCTCACAGCAATTCCTCAGTGTTTTGCTTTGTGATCTGTCTGCATTTCTAGAACTATTACAGAATTCTTGTAACTCTCTTAAGtgagcagctctttgggatcttGCAGACTCAGTTTATTTTTTAGTGGTGcacttgattattttttttaactcacAGCTGCCTTGAGTGAATCATTCTGGAAATTTGTTACTAAGGAATTTtaagaaaatattctttttctaaaaaaaaattcttttccatAGAAGTGTGTTTTGAACCAATTTCCTAGTCAACACCTTTGCCGAGACAGGTGCCATTTTTACATTCTGGTATTAAAACTGGTTTCTACTTGTGAAACTCCAAAACCAATTTTACAGCTGTATATAACTTTTCTTACCAGTTCAGGTAGCCTGTAACAGTGGTAATGGCTCTTGTACAGGTATTACTGCAGATAACTTCACTGTCATTGTTGGATGGCTGTTGCCTCTTGGATTCAGCTGCTTTTAAAGTAAATCTCAAGGAATGCCAACTGCTTGCTGAGGTGTCCAACAGCATCAcagagctctgctgcctctgctcctcgCTCAGCCAGGTCTGAGGGGCTCTGCTGTCAGCACACGGGACCTGGGGGAAGCCTGAGCGCAGCAGGGAATCGGCGTCTGGTGCAGCTTTGGGCCTGGAGGAAGCTGTGACAGATCCTGCCCAGGTGATGGTTGCTGTTCattcctgccctggctgtgggttGTTTTCCAAGCCTGCAGATTCCAGTACCACAGGTACTGTGTGGTGCCACAGAATGACTCAGGCTGTGGCATTCCCTTCTTTAggctggcagggacctctggaggtcgaTGCCCCAGCTAAAGGGGAGGTGGCTTTTATGGTAAAAGCCCAAACTCCTCCTAAAAGAAGGAAGGTAATGAAATGACCCTTGATAGGTTTTACTCAGTGTTGAATTTCAGACACTGGTGTGTGCCTGCAGTTGGCATGGGCCCAGGTGTGCAGCTTGTGTGACTGCACCATGACAGCAAACTTGCTCACAGCAGGTCTTGCAGCATGAGTGGGCTCATCTTCACTGGCTTTAAAAGTTTGTAGCCAGGCTACAGCCTTAGCTGAATTTCAAATAAGTTGTGTCATTACAGAACTGGAGTAAGCAAGAGCATTGTGCCAAACAGTGGCAGAGTAACTCTTGCTCAGCTTCTCTTCCAAAGGCAGTCTGTTATGGCTTGGGAAGCAGAAACCGTGTGCTTGATGTAACAAGGTTTAGTTTATTCTGGTAGAGTTTGTCAGCATTTTCTAATGTGATCTAACTTTCCAGTAGAGAGTTCTCCCTTCAGGCAAGTGCCCAGCCTGGGCTTGTTCCCATGTAGCCTTGGATGGCTGTTTATTGGTGGAGAAAGCAGTTTGAGATTCTGGAAACCACAGAAAGCTGCTGTGGCTTCGTGCTGATGTTTGCTCATGCACTTCAGTAGTGTGGCCTGGTTCCATCTGCCTGCAGCCCTTCTCCTTGCACACACTGCTGTGCTCAACTGCAgacccatggcagggctggcagagccaaCAGCTCCATGGATTGACAGGATTTGTGCCACTCCAAAGGGACTGTGCATTAAATAAAGAGGCTTTTCCTGCCCCAGGACAGGCCTGACCTTGCCTTGGcaaggctgagctggagcagcagcaggtctCAGTGGGTCCTTACTGTAATGCATGGGCTGGAAGTAGTTGACTCCTTCCT from Melospiza melodia melodia isolate bMelMel2 chromosome 12, bMelMel2.pri, whole genome shotgun sequence includes:
- the GNB4 gene encoding guanine nucleotide-binding protein subunit beta-4 isoform X2 codes for the protein MHWGSDSRLLVSASQDGKLIIWDSYTTNKMHAIPLRSSWVMTCAYAPSGNYVACGGLDNICSIYNLKTREGNVRVSRELPGHTGYLSCCRFLDDNQIVTSSGDTTCALWDIETGQQTTTFTGHTGDVMSLSLSPDMRTFVSGACDASSKLWDIRDGMCRQSFTGHVSDINAVCFFPNGHAFATGSDDATCRLFDLRADQELMMYSHDNIICGITSVAFSKSGRLLLAGYDDFNCNVWDTLKGERAGVLAGHDNRVSCLGVTDDGMAVATGSWDSFLRIWN
- the GNB4 gene encoding guanine nucleotide-binding protein subunit beta-4 isoform X1, whose translation is MSELEQLRQEAEQLRNQIRDARKACSDTTLAQITTSLDSVGRIQMRTRRTLRGHLAKIYAMHWGSDSRLLVSASQDGKLIIWDSYTTNKMHAIPLRSSWVMTCAYAPSGNYVACGGLDNICSIYNLKTREGNVRVSRELPGHTGYLSCCRFLDDNQIVTSSGDTTCALWDIETGQQTTTFTGHTGDVMSLSLSPDMRTFVSGACDASSKLWDIRDGMCRQSFTGHVSDINAVCFFPNGHAFATGSDDATCRLFDLRADQELMMYSHDNIICGITSVAFSKSGRLLLAGYDDFNCNVWDTLKGERAGVLAGHDNRVSCLGVTDDGMAVATGSWDSFLRIWN